The sequence below is a genomic window from Terriglobia bacterium.
CAGGAAGAGCAAGGCGAGACCGATAAGTATAGAAGAATAAAGCAGCCCTGAAGTGCCGGCAACAATCGCACGAGCCCCCGAAAAAAGATAGAGCGTTCCCAAAAACACTCCCGCCTCAGGTTCTACGTGCGTGGCACCAAACCGCGGAAAGACGGGATATCTGAGAAAATTCAGCAGCGCCCATACGACTCCCAACACACAGCCGGCGAGCAAATCCCTACCGACCAAAGGATCCCGAAAACTCCCCGCAAGCACGCGGCTCCAGGTGATCATCAAGCCGGGCCAACGTCGCCGGACGAAGGGTTCGAGGGCGATGTACATCAGCCAGAGCAGTCCGGCATTGAAGAGGGCCGAGCTGGCAGACATGATGAACAGGTCCAGCTCTGCTTGGGCCGGCACGTGATGCTCAGCAAAAACCCATGCGATTTCAAGTGCCACGAAAACGAAGCACGCCAGGCGAGCCGCCCCGCGCCGATCACCGCGTCCCGTGCGCAGGTTCCGGCGAGCGAAGAACGCGCCTCCGGCTATCACCACGAGTGTGAGAAAGATCCCGATGATGTTTGCGGCAGCATCCCCCGGATTGGCCGATGAATGTGTCGTGCCGGTCGAAGGGTCATCCCAGGAAGGTATAATCATGCGCCACGAAACAGGCTTGCCGCCGTAGGCAGCTGCTTCGATACGCATTGGCAGTTCGGGACGATCCGGCAGCATGCCAGTCCAGGCCGCCCGCGTCTCCGCATATGCCTGTGGCGTGCGGTCTGGTTCCACCGGCGTGGATTTCGCCGGATTGATGCCGGCCGCTCTGAAAAGCGCAGACCAATCGGGTGGCTGGACTGCGCTGGACGGTTGGTGCTCCTCTGGAGGAATCACTCGCAGCTTCGTCAGATTGCCGCGGGCATCCAGCCAGATAACGGACTCCCCAGGAATCACGAGAGGGGGATTCGAGGAATCGACTCCCCCTGTTACCCCCGCGGATTGGGCCACCCCGAGACCCCAGTGCTCGAGGAGTTCAGGGGACTGCCGGTACCAGAATTGGATCGCAAATGCAGGCGGATTGTCCCAATGCGTTGCCGATTGATAAACTTTCTGAAGATTCAGATAGCGCGGGGAGGTCTCAAAACCAAAAGCACTGTCGGCAGGCGGCTCGGGGTAACCGATACTCCTCAGGATGTCTCGGGCGGTTTTTACCAGCACATCCGGGGGGGCGTCCATCGGTACCCGCTGAACAAGAGCCGCCTGACGTGCCAGCAGGACGCCCGCTCCTATCCCTAGGATCACAAAGGCCAGGCAGGCCCATGCGATCCAGGGGCGGAGTCCCTCCGTGCTTCCCGAGGCCGCCACCATCTCCGGAGACGGCGTCTCGCCCGCGGCCAGCGCCGCGGCCAGCGGATCGCCGCCGGGAAGCGCAGCCGCAACCTGCACCGCAGAGGCTGGGCGCTGGCGCGGATCCCTTTCGAAGCAGCGCAGGATCACCCGCTCAACGATCGGGTCTATATCCCTCGCGATCTCCGCAGGGGCCGCGGGCGGCGCGCCCTCCTTCTTCGCCCGCAGCTCCGCCAGCGATTTCGCCTCGAAGGCGCGCCGGCCTGTGTACAGCTCGTAGAGCACCAGGCCGAGTGCGTAGATGTCGCTGCGCACCGAGGCGCCCTTGCCTGCGAACTGCTCCGGCGCCATATAGGCTGGCGTGCCGGAGACGTCCCCTGCCGGGACCTCTTCCCCCGCCGCCACGGCCAGACCGAAATCGGTGATGCGCACGTGGCCGCGGCCGTCGATCATCACGTTCGCCGGCATCAGGTCCCGATGCAGCACGCCCTTGTTGTGCGCCGCCGCCAGCCCAGCGCACAATTGCCGGGCGACGTCGAGCGCCTTGGTCCCGTGCAGACTGCTGATGCGCTTCAAGAGCGACGCCAGGTCCTCGCCGTCGATGTACTCCATCGTGAGGAAGTGCCGGCCGTCGAGTTCGGAGACGTCGTAGACGCGGCAGATGTTGGGATGCGAGACCTGCCGGGCGATGCGCACTTCGGCGTAGAAGCGCTCGCGGCGCACGGGATCATCGGCCAACCCCTTGGGCAGGAACTTCAGCGCCACCGCCTGCCCCAGCTTCAGGTCGTCGGCGCGGTAGACCTCGCCCATGCCCCCGCGGCCGAGCAGCCCGATGATGCGATAGCGGCCGGCCAGGACCATGCCCGGCGTGAATCCGCCCGCGGGCATGGGGCCGGAGGAAATCAGGCGTCCGACCGGGGAAGAAATCATCGGCGCGCCCGCATCCGCCGCGGGGGTGGAAGGCGATTCCGCGGTTTGGGTGGGCATTTGCGAGGCCGAAGCAAGTGGCGCGCCGCAATTGTTGCAGAAGCGGCTCTCCGCCGGTACCTCCGAGGTACACGATGGACACTTCATGGCTGCCCCCCTCGCGCGAACTGCCGGCTAAATAAATCCTCGCTGTGACGGGCCTGGCACTCCGATGGTGCCGCCTTTATAGCGCGCGTCCCGGTGAAGTAGCAACCTGGAAATGCAAGTATGCATGGGTCCGGCAGACCAAAGACGCGCGGTGGCTTCTTGGGCTGGCGTATTTCGCTACCGAATGAAGAATCAGTACGATCGGGCGATCGCGCAGTGCCGGTTCGCGATCGAACTGGCTCCCAACTTTCCCATGGCCTATTGGCAGCTTGGGATTGCTTATGCGCATAAAGGGCTGCTCGACGAAGCCATCTCCACCGCTGAAAAAGCAATCGAACTCTTCGGGCGTTATTCATTTTTGCTGATGTGCCTTGGCGTGTGCTATGCCTCCGCAGGCCGACCCGCGGAAGCTCGGAATCTCCTGGAGGAATTGAAAACGCGAGGCCATGTCGCCTATCTTCCGTCATACGCCATAGGGACGATTCATCTCGCCTTGGGAGAGATCGATCAGGGACTGGAATGGTAGGCGAGCGCCGTGGAAGAGCGGGATCTGATGTTGATTATTTCGCTTAAGGGCGACCCGTTTTATGATCCCTGGCGTTCTCACCCGGCCTTCCGGGCCCTGCTGCGGAAAACGAACCCGGCGCCCTGATTGCCATGAATAGCCCCGGATTTGGGATTCAGCGTCGGTCAATCTGAATAGAAGTGAAGCCGTAAGTCCGACTCCGGAATGAATCGCCCGGCCTGGCGATAGATTGCCAGAATCGTGCCTGGGGCCATTTCTCTGTGGATCGGGACCGTGAGTATCTGCCTTTCGCCACCCGGCAGTTCTCTGCAGAGCTTGGCGTGACTTCCTTTCTGGGCAATCAGGTCAAAACCAAAGCCATGCAGTACGCGGAGAATCTCGCGGGACGTCAAGCGCCTAAGCTTTGGGGACATGCCGGCACACCGGGATCTCGTAAGTGATGGTAAGTCGAGGCGCCGCGTGGATTCCCATCCTCGGCAAATCCTCCCCTTCCAGGTGCAGGGAAACCGCTTCCTCCAGATTCGACACGAGCTCGTCGAGAGTCCGGCCCTGGGTTACCACCGCAACTTCCAGACACTCGCCGACATAGACACCTTGATCGCGACGAACAACGGCATGGATCGTGTCCATCATCAAAACCGGCTTTCCGGCGTAATAGGGCAAAGCTGTCTGGCAGACTGCTGTGCCGACGCCTCCGACGGATTTTTTTTGAGTCGCGATTCTCCCTGTTCCCGTTTCCTTCCTGTAAGTGCGCCGAATGGCATACTGGCCGCGCTGCCTGCGTTCGAAGTAATCCCACTTATGCGGGTGATTCTTGGGCGCGTTGACACAACATCGGCTGACAATGTGCGTCCGCACCGAGGACTCGTTGAGGTGAGGAAGCCGCAGCACCACCTCACTCGCCTTGAAAGTCCAGTTTCCCCGCTCGCGGCAAAGCCGGATGGCCGTCCTCAGAACCTCCTCATGAATAGCCAAAACTGAACCTCCCAGAGTCGCATAATAAACTTGTTTATTTATTTGATCAAGTTGCTTTTATGCAAATCTCAGGGACAGCAAGCCGCCCGGAAACTCACGATCAACTGTATCTCGTCCATATCGGCGCTTGTAATCGCCATCCTCGCCAAGAGAAAGAGACTGAGCCTGCTCCTGGATCCTGCTGAGTTCATCGACCGGGCTCTGAGACAGCACGGCATTGTTGACATAATGACCTCCATATCGGAAGCTGGTGGGATCACATGCAGGAGGTCGTGCCGGGGAAGACGACCGCAATCACGCAGCTTATTTCGCCTATCCATACGTTTATTCTTTCTGAGCAGGAGCACCCGCACTGTTTATGACGGGTGTGCCGAGACAGTCCATGCTTCCTATCCCTCCCCTCAGCGCTTCAGCGGGGCGCGGCCTCCCTTCACGACTGCCAAAGGCAATCCCATCTCTCCTAGAAACTTGATGGTCGCGGTGACTGGCGACCCGGCATTCAACAGAATAAGCTCAGTCGTATTGCCCCCTCCGTCGGCAATTTGTGGAAATACGATCGGCAAAGATGCGGTCCGGTCGACGTCGGCAGCCGGGAGAGCCGTCAAAAGAAGATCGTTGCGCCCGTTCTTCAGAGAGCGCAGCGCGAGAGCAGCAAAGGGCGTGGTCGAGCTGATGTCCAGGACGCCTCTGAATCCGGCAGTCAGACCAGGAATCAAGTCGGCGGCAAACTTCACGCTGTGTCCGCCAGGCCGCAACCGGAGCACGTTCCGGCTGGTTCCCACGAATGGGGCGCCGTCAATTTGAAATGCTTGGATCGAAATGCCGGCTTCTGCTTTTGCCACATTCGCGATGGCCAATGACGTGTTGTGGCCTCCGGAACAGTCCACATACATGCTGGCATGGGTGGTGGGTGCGGCTGCCGGGACATTGTACGCGGTCACCATTATTCCCTGTGAGCTGCAGCGGATCACGCCCGCTCCCATGGGTGTTGAAGTACCCACGTCAGGGGTCAACAGCGCCCACCCGGACCTGGCTGCAGCCGGGGCCCCGTCCGTCTGGAAATGAAGAATGCCGCCCGAAGGAATCGAATATCTGTGTACGGAATTGGCCGTGCCGCCCGCCTGATTGACGGCCAGAGGAGCGCCCGAATCATCGAAGAACCGGAATGTTCCTGCCTCGAGTGCGCCGGAGGTATTCAGCAGATCGAGCGCTGTGGCATATCCGCCGCCATCGACCAGTTGAGGGAAATAGGCGGGCAAATGGTTTAGAGGCTGCGCAAGGTCCGCGATGGGGGCCGTTGTCAGGATCGCTTCATTTCGCTGATTGGTAACTTGCAGCAATGCCGTGATTGAAAGAGGTTGGTCGGCTGCGATGTCGAGAGATCCCAATCGGGTCCTGGATGAAAAATCCGCGGGGATGTCGAAGTCCCGGGCCACATCTCTCAGTTGGTCGATGAATTTGGCGACGTGAGCCCCGCTCTCGACGATGCCATGACCGGTCGTCAGGATTTCGCCAGCCATGTTGCGCAGCGAGTAAGTCACGTGCGCGGCCGTGGGGCCGCAATTGACGAGGGCAAGGGCCGTGTTGATGGAGACAAAACCGGCGTCATGTCCGGTGGGCATCGTCGCAACACCGGAACGATAATCAACGAAGATACGTGCGGCGTCGGTAGGACGCGGGACCGGGACCACTGCTTCGCTCACCACAACATCGTTCTGGACGAGGCTGAACACGGCCGCAGCGGAGAGACCGCCTGCCGAGTTGCCCTCCAGTGTCGCATAGCCGGTCTCCACCGTATCCGTGCTTGATGAGGTACTGATACTGCATGCACCACCTGCAGGGAGCGACAGTCTCGTCATTGAGACGAAAGGCAACTCGGCCTTGTAGACGTTCAGCAGGCGCTTCCTTAACACGCGCAGCGAGCTTCTCACCAGGGAAGGGCGCTCCTCGAAGGTGGCCAGTTCTTTGCTGGAGGCAGTATCCACCTGCAGAGCGATCTCGGCCAACCGTCTAAAAGTCCCCTTTCGGTAGGGTTGAGTCTGCCATTCCACGATCGAAGTCCAGCACAGCCCTGCAAAGATGAGAATAATGACGGTGCCAAGGGTGTCTCTCAAATACCTTGTTACCGGTCCCGGCTTCACCAGCACAAAAACGCAGATCCAGACGATTGCGATGATTCCGCAGATGGTGCTGCAGGTATAGCGCGACGCCATCCCATACAGAGGGCCGAACCGTAATCGACCTATCGTCATCACGGATAAGAAAGCGAGTGCGTACGCAATCATGAAGAGGGGAAGATACGTGCGTTCATGCATGCGTGTTTTGAAATAGAGTATCAGCGCCAATGCGTAGACCAGGGCCACAAGCGATCCAAGCGCGACGATGGCGGTCAAACTGAGGTAAGGCCGGGAGGCATCGACGCCTACGACGCTCGCCGCGAGGGTGGCGAGGACGAACCGCAGCACATTCGACGGGTTTGCGAAGACACGCCAATCGATGATCCGCGTGTCAGGGAAGTAGTCGTTCTCGTTGATCCGATACAGGTAAAGGAACGCGATCAGCCCGACCACGGCGATGCCTGCCAGCGCGCGGGATACGAATCCCTTCGGGAGCCTTCGCCGGTTGAGCTCGACATAACAACCCAAGGTAATGGCCAGGGCCGCAAGGAAGGCGAATGAGGACATCCCTCCGAAGACGAGCACGGCGAGGCCCGGAATGACGATCGCGAGCAGCCACGAAATTCCGCTGCCGTTCAGCAGGAGGCCTCGCAGCGCATAATAGGACGCAAGGAACCAAGGAACGGACCAGACGAAGATAATAGCGTAGTCGAAAGTCAGACCTTCCCACAAAGTGAGGTTGAAGAGGAGAAGCATCGGGAGAGCATAGGTCGTGGCAATCAGGGCGGGAGAGCATAGACCAGACAGGCTCCTCGTGTAGTCTTTATGCAACAAGCATGCGGTGGCAAGCAAAACGAAAGGGATCAGGAGCACCACGAGTCGCGAATTCAATCGGAACCACGCGGCATTTGCCAACTGCAGGAGGTTGTATCCTAACAGGCGGCTTCCTCCCGTGGGCCGCCAGAGATCGGCGAAGGTCAGAGTCCGGTCGCAGAACTTTTCAATCACAGCCCCCTTGATCAGGTAAATGTCATCGCGAAAGACGGTGACGCCTGCTGTGTTCCACACATAGAACATGATGTAAAGGAAGGGGATCAGGACGGAGGCTATCAGGATCAGCTTACTCTTCATGGCAGTTGGACCGAAAGGCAGGATAGTGCGCCTTGGGGCGTGCATGGCCGGTCCGTTTTCACGCCCCTCAGCAGAGCCGGGCGGCAACGCGGAAGACCCCCGTGCTTGATGCCTCCCGTATATCGACTCCCACGAGATGAATAGGAGGAATCAGGAGGGCTGCCGGCGGCTGTCTTCCGGCAATCTCCCGGACTCGGCAAATGACTCTCATGCCAGCCCTTAATACAAACTCATACCGTAGCATTATAGTATGAGTGCGGACAGGATCCTTATGAAACAAATGATCCTGTGAGTGCATCAAATGTGCCGGACGTTCTTCTGTGGGGGTG
It includes:
- a CDS encoding protein kinase → MKCPSCTSEVPAESRFCNNCGAPLASASQMPTQTAESPSTPAADAGAPMISSPVGRLISSGPMPAGGFTPGMVLAGRYRIIGLLGRGGMGEVYRADDLKLGQAVALKFLPKGLADDPVRRERFYAEVRIARQVSHPNICRVYDVSELDGRHFLTMEYIDGEDLASLLKRISSLHGTKALDVARQLCAGLAAAHNKGVLHRDLMPANVMIDGRGHVRITDFGLAVAAGEEVPAGDVSGTPAYMAPEQFAGKGASVRSDIYALGLVLYELYTGRRAFEAKSLAELRAKKEGAPPAAPAEIARDIDPIVERVILRCFERDPRQRPASAVQVAAALPGGDPLAAALAAGETPSPEMVAASGSTEGLRPWIAWACLAFVILGIGAGVLLARQAALVQRVPMDAPPDVLVKTARDILRSIGYPEPPADSAFGFETSPRYLNLQKVYQSATHWDNPPAFAIQFWYRQSPELLEHWGLGVAQSAGVTGGVDSSNPPLVIPGESVIWLDARGNLTKLRVIPPEEHQPSSAVQPPDWSALFRAAGINPAKSTPVEPDRTPQAYAETRAAWTGMLPDRPELPMRIEAAAYGGKPVSWRMIIPSWDDPSTGTTHSSANPGDAAANIIGIFLTLVVIAGGAFFARRNLRTGRGDRRGAARLACFVFVALEIAWVFAEHHVPAQAELDLFIMSASSALFNAGLLWLMYIALEPFVRRRWPGLMITWSRVLAGSFRDPLVGRDLLAGCVLGVVWALLNFLRYPVFPRFGATHVEPEAGVFLGTLYLFSGARAIVAGTSGLLYSSILIGLALLFLLFLLRVLLRSTWVAAVAFILIMTARFGLPGDSSLIFLIYIVLFIGMYLFILLRFGPVTFAATMFFACILLSFPITMQLSAWYSGIGLAGLGMLLALSLYAFHTSLGGQPLFGKASLGD
- a CDS encoding tetratricopeptide repeat protein — its product is MKNQYDRAIAQCRFAIELAPNFPMAYWQLGIAYAHKGLLDEAISTAEKAIELFGRYSFLLMCLGVCYASAGRPAEARNLLEELKTRGHVAYLPSYAIGTIHLALGEIDQGLEW
- a CDS encoding type II toxin-antitoxin system HicA family toxin, giving the protein MSPKLRRLTSREILRVLHGFGFDLIAQKGSHAKLCRELPGGERQILTVPIHREMAPGTILAIYRQAGRFIPESDLRLHFYSD
- a CDS encoding type II toxin-antitoxin system HicB family antitoxin, which gives rise to MMDTIHAVVRRDQGVYVGECLEVAVVTQGRTLDELVSNLEEAVSLHLEGEDLPRMGIHAAPRLTITYEIPVCRHVPKA